One part of the Glycine soja cultivar W05 chromosome 11, ASM419377v2, whole genome shotgun sequence genome encodes these proteins:
- the LOC114376371 gene encoding uncharacterized protein LOC114376371 isoform X4 — translation MANDTGSGRVVTEKGLATRSSRETLGKNALASGSATNATPNRKSERLEKRTPPSLSARITVRFGQKTPSPLRRSERTKNASPSPSSDPSASKSKSSGSKSNCSGKQLAFEASADEDDDDEKSGAEASSRLRPKRMTAGEYRALFVKPKIDCNEKTNGMDRSTEGDCHEKTNGMDRSTQEDCHEKPNGMNRSTQEDCHDKTNGMYRSTQEDCHEKSNGVDMSAQEGDDGARDKIDVCLKENCFDSARDDKDILLPEDANSKEMRAESKLSGPLKELLDNNATLNSLVPSNAATCEPPSGASERVQSESCMEETSQKSGSRDSIINENLIRKCVENDKGEKSISLKRKKNMLDMHSDASAMLVDNNISNLIEDAHPSRICGNVVETSGSCSKRIRRISLSESDVKKGGRKTANNVDQPSSKSNGENLSTRNKEGNSGDSVDPEIPQGNTVETEKIRKQQRSLHLLLKPEIANLCEILHLPCWTAAALLNHKLDFEESLMLAKQNLNFDCKKEVVDEINSRLWDLKEFFLKLTGNSNVASYPKASESSNGVYSFIEETPEVELVKNDNSKNIKNVQKSKSQWNKLLLTQQEEKQKLKKDIENENGEFWRRYRIHRAAIQSCSPNDVTKEQKLKVFNSEYMKIIRELERQHEICLKDLEDKQLKTRLTFQEISAPDELINPVTSNKSGTKVDQTCDQAQHSNAPKDLVSDHVVEGEGFNDIVEIMTRTGTGIGLSEAPDANASVVVPCSSTVELQTPLVKHAYANEMDIVASKDGPVSGNKCYNVAENEYDSQGNIFSKHYNSREQCSDGAISSPEEGEFVNYSCESHDFWKDAITQVLPSSNEEICDGITLDIQCSDGAISSPEDGEFVNYSSESHDFGQDAMTQVLLSSNEEMCDWKTLDVQRSDGAISLPEEGECINYSCESHDFGQDAIAQVLPSSNEEICDGKTLDVPCGEVSPTGCNTSSSNGDHVEIPSSRQGELDGTILSNPVCGSSIEVGANGSNDGAKNMAPLNSQSSEEHIPCVNTISTPNCENAAQIHEADDNNGSKNAETLNSSLSDERISSLNSKSPQDHVRNENAMCMQNCENFAPSLEDDDGDGSTIVIPNPPLIDERNADRTIVLNRDAHVGMLETVNLTPSTEQISGGAVDEDGLPNHIPKSSVLDSVLSRRREADSPSNSSDADCIILSNQPSLEKQNHEVLSNIPVGQIPVEVSDTCHERITVNVLDGEEAVGRPATVNCTDYPENIIPLNSSSMDQISNGGPLLDGDLSSGPCATSPGNGLTLPDEQIPVLVPENSDKVARCQLTDSAVVKKNAISDQQEGVCRTMTENSLSQETPVSRTVHDLMEPLEPLQSLSSVESPPDPDTAREMPNTLISSPVDIVPDNQSINVSLVMEPPEQEGQLLSAGFLSSNQDLSNLPLVTGNKDQPSDEDDLPYHISEIQNQVVQQASYSDQQEGACRTVTENSLSLETPVSRPVDDLMEPLEQVQPLSSVESPPDRDTAREMQNILVSSSVDFVPDNQSINDSLVMEPPEQEGQLPSAGILSSNQDLANLPLVTRTEDQPSNEDGISNHIPETSIEIQNQAVGQCASNVELDSCSRQVVHPASNMDLDSLLPGGFRRQSSDTRNLSTLTENNSHPVQPASQSASRIIRHLCLDPLTNELERLRILTDQNMKEYENKKLQLKCDFEKELEELYRKYDIKRKEIEVEFQNIRKNLDTRNKIVFVNKILAEAFRAKSMDLKVSGASRMQQDASVPMQLFQLASQQNATQPCLVGASSCGPPAASVQSSYATTTTQTMVSPIQATYSTPGTFSSVSPRLPHINSLSSPLGNVQTAGEIRAPAPHLQPYRPPTSIPASSPCTVPHGRPGQPTPGNIPVTSPPFSHRTPRPMPANFQSVPHRGHWPVSTSGLSTPNLSAAMNSRGDANSQPGINLANVRPHMPDLPTLMNLNLSKFGCNSSPANSAHQATSPDVVCLSDDE, via the exons ATGGCGAACGACACTGGTTCCGGTCGCGTCGTCACAGAGAAAGGACTGGCTACGAGGTCTTCGAGAGAGACATTAGGGAAGAATGCGCTTGCGAGCGGTTCCGCCACGAACGCCACTCCGAATCGCAAGTCGGAACGGCTCGAGAAGCGGACGCCGCCGTCGCTCTCGGCGAGAATCACGGTGAGATTCGGTCAGAAGACGCCGAGTCCGTTGCGGAGATCTGAGAGAACGAAGAAcgcttctccttctccttcttcgGATCCTTCGGCTTCGAAATCCAAGAGTTCGGGTTCGAAGAGCAATTGCAGTGGGAAACAGTTGGCGTTTGAGGCTAGCGCtgacgaagatgatgatgatgagaaaAGTGGCGCGGAAGCTTCTTCGAGACTTAGACCTAAGAGAATGACTGCGGGCGAGTATCGTGCTCTCTTTGTTAAACCTAAGATAG ATTGCAATGAGAAGACAAATGGGATGGATAGGTCAACTGAAGGAG ATTGCCATGAGAAGACAAATGGAATGGATAGGTCAACTCAAGAAG ATTGCCATGAGAAGCCAAATGGGATGAATAGATCAACTCAAGAAG ATTGCCATGATAAGACAAATGGGATGTATAGGTCAACTCAAGAAG ATTGCCATGAGAAGTCAAATGGGGTGGATATGTCAGCTCAGGAAGGTGATGACGGGGCTAGGGACAAGATTGACGTGTGCCTTAAAGAGAATTGTTTTGATTCTGCCAGGGATGATAAGGATATTCTTCTACCTGAAGATGCCAATAGTAAAGAGATGAGAGCTGAGTCTAAGTTGAGTGGGCCTTTGAAAGAACTATTAGATAATAATGCGACTCTAAATTCATTGGTACCGTCTAATGCTGCAACCTGTGAGCCGCCCAGTGGGGCGTCTGAAAGGGTTCAGTCTGAATCGTGCATGGAGGAGACATCACAGAAGTCAGGGTCAAGGGATTccataataaatgaaaatttgattaGGAAATGTGTTGAGAATGATAAGGGTGAAAAATCAATatctttgaagagaaaaaaaaatatgttggacATGCATTCAGATGCTTCTGCTATGTTGGTTGACAATAACATCAGCAACTTGATTGAGGATGCTCACCCATCAAGGATATGTGGCAATGTTGTGGAGACCAGCGGGTCATGTTCCAAAAGGATAAG gcgTATCTCCTTATCAGAATCAGATGTGAAAAAGGGTGGGAGGAAAACTGCCAATAATGTTgatcagccttcttcaaaatctaatGGTGAAAATTTATCTACTAGGAACAAGGAAG GAAATTCTGGAGATTCAGTGG ACCCAGAGATACCTCAAGGGAACACTGTTGAAACAGAGAAAATACGAAAACAGCAGAGGAGCTTACATCTTTTACTGAAGCCAGAGATAGCAAATCTTTGTGAAATTCTGCATCTGCCT TGTTGGACTGCTGCTGCTTTGCTAAATCACAAACTTGACTTTGAAGAGTCCCTCATGCTTGCTAAGCAGAACTTGAATTTTGACTGCAAGAAGGAAGTGGTGGATGAAATTAATTCAAGACTCTGGGATctgaaggaattttttttaaaactcacaGGAAACTCTAATGTTGCCAGCTATCCAAAAGCTTCTGAGTCATCAAATGGGGTTTATTCATTTATTGAAGAGACACCAGAGGTTGAATTAGTAAAAAAtgacaattctaaaaatattaaaaacgtTCAGAAGAGTAAAAGCCAGTGGAATAAGCTACTTCTGACACAACAAGAAGAGAAGCAAAAGTTGAAAAAagatattgaaaatgaaaatggtgAATTTTGGAGAAGGTACCGAATACACAGGGCAGCTATTCAATCATGTTCTCCCAATGATGTAACCAAAGAGCAAAAGCTCAAGGTTTTCAACAGTgaatacatgaaaataattaGAGAATTGGAAAGGCAGCATGAGATATGTCTCAAGGATCTTGAGGACAAGCAATTAAAAACAAGGCTGACATTCCAAGAGATTTCAGCACCTGATGAATTGATAAACCCAGTTACTTCAAACAAATCTGGGACTAAGGTTGACCAGACTTGTGATCAAGCCCAGCATTCTAATGCTCCGAAAGACCTTGTGTCTGATCATGTTGTCGAAGGAGAGGGTTTCAATGATATAGTTGAAATCATGACAAGGACTGGAACTGGGATTGGATTATCTGAAGCTCCTGATGCCAATGCCTCTGTAGTTGTACCATGCAGTAGCACAGTTGAACTGCAAACTCCTCTGGTCAAACATGCTTATGCTAATGAGATGGACATAGTGGCTTCAAAAGATGGACCAGTATCTGGAAATAAGTGCTATAATGTTGCTGAAAATGAATATGATAGTCAAGGAAATATTTTCTCTAAGCATTACAATTCCAGAGAACAATGTTCTGATGGAGCTATTAGCTCGCCAGAGGAGGGGGAGTTTGTAAATTATAGTTGTGAATCTCATGATTTTTGGAAGGATGCTATAACACAAGTTCTGCCTTCATCTAATGAAGAGATATGTGATGGGATAACATTAGATATTCAATGTTCTGATGGAGCTATTAGCTCGCCAGAGGATGGGGAGTTTGTAAATTATAGTTCTGAATCTCATGATTTTGGGCAGGATGCTATGACACAGGTTCTGCTTTCATCTAATGAAGAGATGTGTGATTGGAAAACATTAGATGTTCAGCGTTCTGATGGAGCTATTAGCTTGCCAGAGGAGGGGGAGTGTATAAATTATAGTTGTGAATCTCATGATTTTGGGCAGGATGCTATAGCCCAAGTTCTGCCTTCATCTAATGAAGAGATATGTGATGGGAAAACATTAGATGTTCCCTGTGGAGAGGTGTCTCCTACAGGGTGTAACACCAGCAGTTCAAATGGTGATCATGTTGAAATTCCTTCTTCTAGGCAAGGGGAACTTGATGGGACTATACTGAGCAATCCTGTTTGTGGTTCATCAATAGAGGTTGGGGCTAATGGTTCCAATGATGGTGCAAAGAATATGGCACCCTTGAATTCTCAATCATCTGAAGAACATATCCCATGTGTAAATACCATATCCACACCAAATTGTGAGAATGCTGCACAAATCCATGAGGCTGATGACAATAATGGTTCAAAAAATGCTGAAACTCTGAACTCATCTTTGTCTGATGAAAGAATTTCCTCCTTGAATTCAAAATCACCTCAAGACCATGTCCGTAATGAAAATGCCATGTGCATGCAAAATTGTGAGAATTTTGCACCGAGCCTTGAGGATGATGACGGTGATGGTTCAACTATTGTCATTCCAAATCCACCTTTGATTGATGAGAGAAATGCTGATAGGACCATAGTATTAAATAGAGATGCACATGTGGGAATGCTTGAGACTGTCAATCTCACTCCATCCACAGAGCAAATATCTGGAGGTGCAGTAGATGAAGATGGTCTCCCCAACCACATTCCCAAGTCATCAGTTTTAGATAGTGTATTGTCCAGACGACGCGAAGCTGATAGTCCTAGTAATAGCTCGGATGCTGATTGTATTATTCTTTCAAATCAACCTTCTTTAGAGAAACAAAATCATGAAGTCTTATCAAACATACCTGTTGGACAAATTCCAGTTGAAGTGTCAGACACTTGTCATGAGAGGATTACTGTAAATGTATTAGATGGGGAGGAAGCTGTGGGAAGGCCTGCCACAGTCAATTGTACTGATTATCCTGAGAATATAATTCCTCTGAATTCTTCATCCATGGATCAAATATCTAATGGAGGTCCATTATTAGATGGAGATTTATCATCAGGGCCTTGTGCTACTAGCCCAGGCAATGGTCTGACCCTACCTGATGAACAAATTCCTGTCTTAGTGCCAGAAAATAGCGATAAAGTGGCTCGATGTCAATTAACAGACAGTGCAGTGGTGAAGAAAAATGCCATATCTGACCAGCAGGAAGGAGTATGTAGAACCATGACAGAAAACAGTTTATCCCAGGAGACTCCAGTATCGAGAACAGTTCATGATCTCATGGAGCCTCTAGAACCACTGCAATCATTATCATCTGTAGAGTCTCCACCTGACCCGGATACTGCTAGAGAAATGCCGAACACTTTGATATCTAGTCCTGTTGATATTGTACCTGATAATCAATCCATTAATGTTTCACTGGTCATGGAGCCTCCAGAGCAGGAGGGGCAATTACTTTCTGCAGGTTTCCTTTCTTCCAACCAGGACCTATCTAATTTGCCTTTGGTGACTGGAAACAAAGACCAGCCATCCGATGAAGATGATCTCCCCTATCACATTTCTGAGATTCAAAATCAAGTTGTGCAACAAGCCTCATATTCGGACCAGCAGGAAGGAGCATGTAGAACCGTGACAGAAAACAGTTTGTCCCTAGAGACTCCAGTATCTAGACCAGTTGATGATCTCATGGAGCCTCTAGAACAAGTGCAACCATTATCATCTGTAGAGTCTCCACCTGACCGTGATACTGCTAGAGAAATGCAGAACATTTTGGTATCTAGTTCTGTTGATTTTGTACCAGACAATCAATCCATTAATGATTCACTGGTCATGGAGCCTCCAGAGCAGGAGGGGCAATTACCTTCTGCCGGTATCCTTTCTTCCAACCAGGACCTAGCTAACTTGCCTTTGGTGACTCGAACTGAAGACCAGCCATCCAATGAAGATGGTATTTCCAACCACATTCCCGAGACATCAATTGAGATTCAAAACCAAGCTGTTGGGCAATGTGCCTCAAATGTGGAACTTGACTCATGTTCTCGTCAAGTTGTACATCCAGCCTCAAATATGGACCTTGATTCACTTCTTCCTGGTGGATTCAGACGGCAGTCTTCAGACACAAGAAATTTGTCAACTCTCACAGAGAATAATAGCCATCCTGTACAACCTGCTAGCCAATCAGCTTCCAGGATTATTCGACATTTGTGCCTTGATCCACTTACCAATGAATTAGAAAGACTGCGTATACTGACAGACCAAAATATGAAAGAATATGAAAACAAG AAATTGCAGTTGAAATGTGATTTTGAGAAGGAACTCGAGGAACTTTACAGGAAGTATGACATTAAACGTAAGGAGATTGAGGTTGAATTTCAGAATATAAGGAAGAACCTGGATACAcgaaataaaatagtttttgtaaataagataTTGGCTGAGGCTTTCAGGGCTAAATCCATGGATCTTAAAGTATCTGGTGCATCAAGAATGCAGCAAG ATGCAAGTGTTCCAATGCAATTATTTCAGCTTGCAAGTCAGCAAAATGCCACTCAGCCCTGTCTGGTTGGTGCATCATCTTGTGGGCCTCCTGCAGCCAGCGTGCAGAGTTCCTACGCCACAACTACCACTCAGACTATGGTATCACCAATACAGGCCACTTACAGTACACCAGGAACTTTCTCCAGTGTTTCTCCAAGACTACCTCATATCAACTCCCTCTCTTCACCCTTGGGAAATGTTCAAACTGCCGGGGAGATACGTGCCCCTGCACCACATCTCCAGCCTTATAGACCCCCAACATCCATCCCAGCCTCCAGTCCATGTACAGTTCCGCATGGGAGGCCAGGTCAGCCTACACCCGGTAATATTCCGGTAACTTCTCCCCCATTTTCTCACCGGACACCCCGGCCAATGCCCGCAAACTTTCAGTCTGTTCCTCATAGGGGGCATTGGCCCGTAAGTACAAGTGGGTTATCCACACCTAATTTATCTGCTGCCATGAATTCTCGTGGTGATGCTAATAGTCAACCTGGTATAAATCTGGCAAATGTTCGGCCACATATGCCAGATTTGCCTACATTGATGAACTTGAACCTATCCAAATTTGGCTGTAATAGCTCGCCGGCTAACTCAGCACATCAAGCTACATCACCTGATGTAGTCTGTTTATCAGATGATGAATGA